One part of the Gemmatimonadota bacterium genome encodes these proteins:
- a CDS encoding ABC transporter permease — translation MDALLRHLRLSVRTLARAPLFTVTAVATLALGIGANTAIFSVVHGVLLEPLPYANEDRLLGLWNEAPGLGFDLLNQSPANYFVYREDATTLEEVALWADRTAQISGLDQPEELRGLMVTDGFFPVLGVQAALGRTFTAADDQPGAARTVMLTHPYWQRAFGGDPGVIGRTLTINGNPHEIVGVTPDGFRFLDSDAELFTTARFDPAEVIMGNFSYQLIARRTPDASIEQVQAELSRLIPVAVERFPGPVTMSMLEQAAFKPVTRPLKEDLVGDVRPVLWVLLGTVGMVLLIACANVANLLLVRAEGRSRDVAVRTALGAGRRAIAGGFLSESVVLGLVGGALGIGLAAGGLRLLRALGPGELPRLSSVGIDGTVLLFTLAVSVLAGLLFGLFPVLRYGKADLAPALKEGGRSGTAGREKHRARNALAVGQVALALVLLVGSGLMIRSFQALRDVDPGFSAPEEVFTFRVTLPSAVIEEPVAVLNAYEQMVRGLEALPGVRAVSAATAVPMSGSQSNDPIYREEAPTPPGQIPPIRRFVFMVPGWFQTLGVPLVAGRDLEWSDLRDLRHVVVVSESFARENYGDARSALGRRVSTIALDDSEPVWQEIVGVVGDVHHDGLDQEAPATMYWPMLQENMYGVGTEVQRSLVFTVRADASARPTLLERSRQVVWSVAPSAPLAQVRTLQDLVQGSLARTSFTLVMLGIAALVALLLGAIGLYGVISYGVSQRTKEMGLRIALGAEPSAVTAMVVRQGVRLSVLGVAAGLIAAFGLARLMDSLLFGVEPVDLPTYAVVSVVLAGVAVLASWLPARRAAGVDPATALRAE, via the coding sequence ATGGACGCGCTGCTCCGGCATCTCCGCCTCTCCGTCCGCACGCTCGCGCGGGCGCCGCTGTTCACCGTGACGGCCGTGGCTACGCTGGCGCTCGGGATCGGAGCCAACACGGCCATCTTCAGCGTCGTGCACGGCGTGCTGCTGGAGCCGCTGCCCTACGCGAACGAGGACCGTCTGCTCGGGCTGTGGAACGAGGCGCCGGGCCTGGGCTTCGATCTGCTCAACCAGTCCCCGGCGAACTACTTCGTGTACCGCGAGGACGCCACCACGCTGGAGGAGGTGGCGCTCTGGGCCGACCGCACCGCGCAGATCAGCGGGCTCGATCAACCGGAGGAGCTGCGCGGCCTGATGGTCACGGACGGCTTCTTCCCCGTGCTCGGCGTCCAGGCCGCGCTGGGGCGCACCTTCACCGCCGCCGACGACCAGCCCGGTGCCGCGCGCACGGTGATGTTGACGCACCCCTACTGGCAGCGGGCCTTCGGCGGCGATCCGGGCGTGATCGGCCGGACGCTCACCATCAACGGCAATCCGCACGAGATCGTGGGCGTCACCCCGGACGGCTTCCGCTTCCTCGACTCCGACGCGGAGCTGTTCACCACGGCGCGGTTCGATCCGGCCGAGGTGATCATGGGCAACTTCAGCTATCAGCTCATCGCCCGGCGTACGCCCGATGCCAGCATCGAACAGGTGCAGGCCGAGCTGTCGCGTCTCATCCCCGTGGCCGTCGAGCGTTTCCCCGGGCCCGTGACCATGAGCATGCTCGAGCAGGCCGCCTTCAAGCCGGTCACACGCCCGCTCAAGGAGGACCTGGTCGGCGACGTGCGTCCGGTGTTGTGGGTGCTGCTCGGCACCGTGGGCATGGTCCTGCTGATCGCCTGCGCCAACGTGGCCAACCTGCTGCTCGTGCGCGCCGAGGGCCGCTCGCGCGACGTCGCCGTGCGCACCGCGCTCGGCGCCGGGCGCCGTGCCATCGCCGGCGGCTTCCTGTCGGAGAGCGTGGTGCTGGGCCTGGTGGGCGGCGCGCTCGGGATCGGCCTGGCGGCGGGCGGGCTCCGTCTGTTGCGGGCGCTGGGACCGGGCGAGCTGCCGCGGCTGTCCAGCGTCGGCATCGACGGCACGGTCCTGCTGTTCACGCTCGCCGTCTCCGTCCTGGCCGGGCTCCTCTTCGGTCTGTTCCCGGTGCTGCGCTACGGCAAGGCCGATCTGGCCCCGGCCCTCAAGGAGGGCGGGCGCAGCGGCACCGCGGGACGCGAGAAGCACCGGGCCCGCAACGCGCTGGCGGTCGGGCAGGTGGCCCTGGCGCTGGTGCTGCTCGTGGGCTCGGGGTTGATGATCCGCAGCTTCCAGGCGTTGCGCGACGTGGACCCGGGGTTCAGCGCGCCGGAGGAGGTGTTCACGTTCCGGGTGACGCTGCCGAGCGCGGTGATCGAAGAGCCCGTGGCGGTGCTCAACGCCTACGAGCAGATGGTGCGCGGACTGGAGGCGCTCCCGGGTGTGCGCGCGGTCTCCGCCGCGACCGCCGTCCCGATGAGTGGCTCGCAGTCGAACGATCCCATCTATCGCGAGGAGGCGCCGACGCCTCCGGGACAGATCCCGCCCATCCGCCGTTTCGTCTTCATGGTGCCGGGGTGGTTCCAGACGCTGGGCGTGCCGCTGGTCGCTGGACGGGACCTGGAGTGGTCCGACCTGCGTGACCTGCGTCACGTGGTCGTGGTCTCCGAGAGCTTCGCGCGCGAGAACTACGGCGATGCGCGCAGCGCGCTCGGGCGCCGCGTCTCCACGATCGCCCTGGATGACTCCGAGCCGGTCTGGCAGGAGATCGTGGGCGTCGTCGGCGACGTCCACCACGACGGGCTCGACCAGGAGGCGCCGGCCACCATGTACTGGCCGATGCTGCAGGAGAACATGTACGGCGTGGGCACCGAGGTGCAGCGCTCGCTGGTCTTCACGGTGCGGGCGGACGCGTCCGCGCGTCCCACGTTGCTGGAGCGGTCGCGCCAGGTCGTCTGGTCGGTGGCGCCGAGCGCGCCGCTGGCCCAGGTGCGCACGCTGCAGGACCTGGTGCAGGGTTCGCTGGCGCGCACGTCCTTCACGCTGGTCATGCTGGGCATCGCCGCCCTGGTGGCGCTGCTGCTGGGCGCCATCGGCCTGTACGGCGTGATCTCCTACGGCGTCTCCCAGCGCACCAAGGAGATGGGCCTGCGCATCGCGCTGGGGGCCGAGCCATCCGCCGTGACGGCCATGGTCGTGCGGCAGGGGGTACGGCTCTCCGTCCTGGGGGTCGCCGCGGGCCTGATCGCCGCGTTCGGGCTGGCCCGACTCATGGACTCGCTGCTGTTCGGCGTCGAGCCCGTGGACCTGCCCACCTACGCGGTGGTGTCCGTCGTCCTGGCCGGCGTCGCGGTGCTGGCGAGCTGGCTGCCCGCCCGTCGCGCCGCGGGCGTCGATCCCGCCACCGCGCTCCGCGCGGAGTAG
- a CDS encoding amidohydrolase family protein codes for MRTRTRGGTWGRGLLIAGALGMGVAPAARAQDAPADSSAKNPEQEGLPLEPGRRIRMTVDRGSWMSVDVSPDGATLVFDLLGDLYTLPIGGGRATPLTHGMAFDAQPRFSPDGSRIVFVSDRSGGDNLWIMALDGSDTVQVTKGDDNGYLSPEWTPDGDYVVASKSPGPGVEKLWMYHVDGGSGVGLVQEPANLRMVGAAFGPDERYVWHAQRRGSWQYNSGFGEWDLAVYDRETGETAVRTARYGGGVRPTLSPDGRWLVYGTRHVAETGLRIRDLQTGEERWLAYPVQRDEMESRASRDVLPGMSFTPDSRALVVSYGGRLWSVPADGGAPSEIPFTVDVDLPIGPLVDFDYPVEDTPTFVAKQIRDATPSPDGSRLAFAVLGDLYVMDWPDGTPRRLTRMDAQEAHPVWSPDGRWIAFTTWSGAEDDGALYRVRADGRGTPERVTTEPGYYTDPVWSPDGARIVALRTQGRAYDEALARGIPGGLQDLLWVPATGGPSTLIAPVDGFGAPHFTRDAERIWVSGSDGLVSMRWDGTDRKTHVQVRGRSQGSGPGIPASAIWMAPEGDQALAQVVNDLYLVTVPRVGGEVPTISVANPDNAAFPAKRLTDIGAQFPVWGADARTVHWSIGNAHFVHDVAAAQAFADSVEAATPDSAQGRRNGEERPRYQPQERRVRVEVERDLPDGVAVLRGARVITMRGDEILERGDIVIRGNRIEAVGAQGSVTVPDGAEIIDVSGKTIVPGFVDTHAHLRAQIDLLRDQPWSYAANLAYGVTTTRDPQTGTTDVLSYEDFVRAGRMRSPRIYSTGPGVFSSEGISSLKEARDVLRRYSDYYDTKTIKMYGAGNREVRQWIIQAAREQRLMPTTEGSLDLALNLTMGIDGYSGMEHNMPGFPLYEDVVQLVAESRMAYTPTIIVTYGGPWGENYFYATEDVFGNEKLRRWTPFEELQQKALRRPGPTSPGGSNGWFHPLVQTFDRVAAFAKDVLRAGGRVGVGSHGQLQGLGYHWELWMMQSGGMTEHEALRVATLVGAESLGLDRDLGSIEAGKLADLLVLDRNPLDDIRASDSIDRVMMNGRLYDAMSLDEVWPRQQAAGPFYWQEPPMPDVPAGVR; via the coding sequence ATGAGGACGAGGACGCGGGGCGGGACCTGGGGGAGGGGCCTGCTGATCGCGGGAGCGCTCGGGATGGGGGTCGCTCCGGCGGCCCGGGCCCAGGACGCCCCGGCGGACAGCAGCGCAAAGAACCCGGAGCAGGAGGGTCTGCCCCTCGAGCCCGGTCGCCGCATCCGCATGACGGTGGACCGGGGATCGTGGATGTCGGTGGACGTGAGCCCCGACGGGGCGACGCTCGTCTTCGACCTGCTGGGCGATCTCTACACGCTGCCGATCGGCGGCGGTCGGGCCACTCCGCTCACGCACGGGATGGCCTTCGACGCCCAGCCGCGCTTCAGCCCGGACGGCAGCCGCATCGTCTTCGTGTCCGACCGCAGTGGCGGCGACAACCTCTGGATCATGGCGCTGGACGGCTCCGACACCGTGCAGGTCACCAAGGGGGACGACAACGGTTACCTGTCCCCCGAGTGGACGCCGGACGGCGACTACGTCGTGGCCAGCAAGAGCCCGGGTCCCGGCGTCGAGAAGCTGTGGATGTACCACGTGGACGGCGGCTCCGGCGTGGGCTTGGTGCAGGAGCCGGCCAACCTGCGCATGGTGGGCGCGGCCTTCGGCCCCGACGAGCGCTACGTGTGGCATGCGCAGCGCCGCGGGAGCTGGCAGTACAACTCGGGCTTCGGCGAGTGGGACCTGGCGGTCTACGACCGCGAGACGGGCGAGACGGCGGTGCGCACGGCGCGCTACGGCGGGGGCGTGCGGCCCACGCTCTCCCCGGACGGTCGGTGGCTGGTCTACGGCACGCGGCACGTGGCCGAGACCGGCCTGCGCATCCGCGATCTCCAGACCGGCGAGGAACGCTGGCTGGCGTACCCGGTGCAGCGGGACGAGATGGAGTCACGCGCCTCGCGTGACGTGCTGCCCGGGATGTCCTTCACGCCGGACTCGCGCGCGCTGGTCGTCTCCTACGGGGGCCGGCTCTGGAGCGTCCCGGCGGACGGGGGTGCGCCTTCCGAGATCCCGTTCACGGTGGACGTGGACCTGCCGATCGGACCGCTGGTGGACTTCGACTATCCCGTCGAGGACACGCCCACCTTCGTGGCCAAGCAGATCCGCGATGCGACGCCTTCGCCGGACGGATCGCGATTGGCCTTCGCGGTGCTGGGCGACCTGTACGTGATGGACTGGCCGGACGGGACGCCGCGCCGCCTCACCCGGATGGACGCGCAGGAGGCCCACCCGGTGTGGTCTCCCGATGGCCGCTGGATCGCCTTCACGACCTGGTCGGGCGCGGAGGACGACGGGGCCCTCTACCGCGTCCGCGCCGACGGGCGCGGCACGCCCGAGCGCGTGACCACCGAGCCCGGCTACTACACGGATCCGGTGTGGTCGCCGGACGGCGCCCGCATCGTGGCGCTCCGCACGCAGGGACGCGCCTACGACGAGGCCCTGGCGCGCGGCATCCCGGGCGGCCTGCAGGACCTGCTCTGGGTGCCGGCGACCGGCGGCCCGTCCACCCTCATCGCGCCCGTGGACGGCTTCGGCGCTCCCCACTTCACCCGGGACGCCGAACGGATCTGGGTGAGCGGCTCCGACGGGCTCGTCTCCATGCGCTGGGACGGCACGGACCGCAAGACGCATGTGCAGGTGCGCGGCCGTTCGCAGGGCAGCGGACCCGGCATCCCCGCCTCCGCGATCTGGATGGCCCCCGAAGGCGACCAGGCCCTCGCGCAGGTGGTCAACGACCTCTACCTGGTGACCGTCCCGCGGGTGGGCGGCGAGGTGCCCACCATCTCCGTCGCCAATCCCGACAACGCCGCCTTCCCGGCGAAGCGGCTCACCGACATCGGCGCGCAGTTCCCGGTGTGGGGCGCCGACGCGCGCACCGTGCACTGGTCCATCGGCAACGCGCACTTCGTGCACGACGTCGCGGCCGCGCAGGCGTTCGCGGACTCGGTCGAAGCCGCCACGCCCGACTCCGCCCAGGGCCGTCGCAACGGCGAAGAGCGCCCGCGCTACCAGCCCCAGGAGCGCCGCGTGCGCGTGGAGGTCGAGCGCGACCTCCCGGACGGCGTGGCGGTGCTGCGCGGCGCCCGGGTGATCACCATGCGGGGTGACGAGATCCTGGAGCGCGGCGACATCGTGATCCGCGGCAACCGGATCGAGGCCGTGGGCGCGCAGGGCTCGGTGACGGTGCCGGACGGCGCGGAGATCATCGACGTGTCGGGCAAGACGATCGTGCCGGGCTTCGTGGACACCCACGCGCACCTGCGGGCCCAGATCGACCTGCTGCGCGACCAGCCCTGGTCGTACGCGGCCAATCTGGCCTACGGCGTGACCACCACCCGCGACCCGCAGACCGGCACCACCGACGTGCTCAGCTACGAGGACTTCGTGCGCGCCGGCCGCATGCGCTCGCCACGGATCTACTCCACCGGACCGGGCGTCTTCAGCTCGGAGGGCATCAGCAGCTTGAAGGAGGCGCGCGACGTGCTGCGCCGCTACTCCGACTACTACGACACCAAGACCATCAAGATGTACGGCGCCGGCAACCGCGAGGTGCGGCAGTGGATCATCCAGGCCGCGCGCGAGCAGCGGCTGATGCCCACGACCGAAGGGTCGTTGGACCTGGCGCTGAACCTGACGATGGGGATCGACGGGTACTCCGGCATGGAGCACAACATGCCCGGATTCCCGCTGTACGAGGACGTGGTGCAGCTCGTCGCGGAGTCCAGGATGGCGTACACGCCCACGATCATCGTCACGTACGGGGGGCCGTGGGGTGAGAACTATTTCTATGCCACCGAAGACGTCTTCGGCAACGAGAAGCTCCGGCGCTGGACGCCGTTCGAGGAGCTGCAGCAGAAGGCGCTGCGGCGGCCCGGTCCGACCTCTCCGGGAGGCTCCAACGGCTGGTTCCATCCGCTGGTGCAGACCTTCGACCGGGTGGCCGCGTTCGCGAAGGACGTGTTGCGGGCCGGGGGCCGCGTGGGTGTGGGCAGCCACGGACAGCTCCAGGGCCTGGGCTACCACTGGGAGCTGTGGATGATGCAGTCGGGCGGCATGACCGAGCACGAAGCGTTGCGCGTCGCCACCCTCGTGGGGGCCGAGTCGCTGGGACTCGACCGGGACCTGGGATCGATCGAGGCGGGGAAGCTGGCCGACCTGCTCGTCCTGGACCGCAATCCCCTGGACGACATCCGGGCCAGCGACAGCATCGACCGGGTGATGATGAACGGACGGCTCTACGACGCGATGTCTCTGGACGAGGTGTGGCCGCGGCAGCAGGCGGCCGGTCCGTTCTACTGGCAGGAGCCGCCGATGCCGGACGTCCCGGCCGGGGTGCGCTGA
- a CDS encoding TerC family protein, with amino-acid sequence MWLFFAGVVLVLLVLDLGLFHRKDHEIGVRESLSLSAFYIALGVGFGGWVWWELGRESGVEYLTGFVVEKSLAMDNVFVIAMIFGYFQVPRMYQHRVLFWGILGVILLRGAMIAGGAALVERYDWVLYVFAGFLVLTGLRMLREADREYDIRANPVLRFVRKHLRVTDELHGHAFFVRLPDPATGHRRVWMTPLFLALMAIETADVIFAVDSVPAIFAITTDPYLVFTSNIFAILGLRALYFALAAILYRFQYLKYALSVLLIFIGSKVFVAPALGLEKFPASWSLSGTAIILGSGILYSWARTRTGRSAA; translated from the coding sequence ATGTGGCTGTTCTTCGCCGGGGTGGTCCTCGTCCTGCTGGTCCTGGATCTCGGTCTCTTCCATCGCAAGGATCACGAGATCGGCGTGCGGGAGAGCCTCTCGCTCTCCGCGTTCTACATCGCGCTGGGGGTGGGCTTCGGGGGCTGGGTGTGGTGGGAGCTGGGCCGCGAATCCGGCGTCGAGTATCTCACCGGATTCGTGGTCGAGAAGAGCCTGGCGATGGACAACGTGTTCGTCATCGCCATGATCTTCGGGTACTTCCAGGTGCCCCGCATGTACCAGCACCGGGTGCTGTTCTGGGGGATCCTGGGGGTGATCCTCCTGCGCGGCGCCATGATCGCGGGGGGAGCCGCGCTGGTGGAGCGCTACGACTGGGTGCTCTACGTCTTCGCCGGCTTCCTGGTCCTGACGGGGCTGCGCATGCTGCGCGAGGCGGACCGGGAGTACGACATCCGCGCCAATCCGGTCCTCAGGTTCGTGCGCAAGCACCTGCGGGTCACGGACGAGCTGCACGGCCACGCGTTCTTCGTGCGCCTGCCGGACCCGGCCACGGGCCACCGCCGGGTCTGGATGACTCCGCTGTTCCTCGCGCTGATGGCCATCGAGACGGCGGACGTGATCTTCGCGGTGGATTCGGTCCCCGCGATCTTCGCCATCACGACCGATCCCTACCTGGTCTTCACGTCCAACATCTTCGCCATCCTGGGGTTGCGCGCGCTCTACTTCGCCCTGGCCGCCATCCTGTACCGCTTCCAGTACCTCAAGTACGCGCTGTCCGTGCTGCTGATCTTCATCGGCAGCAAGGTCTTCGTCGCGCCGGCCCTCGGCTTGGAGAAGTTCCCGGCCTCGTGGTCGCTCAGCGGGACGGCGATCATCCTGGGGTCCGGGATCCTCTACTCCTGGGCGCGCACGCGCACGGGGCGCTCGGCCGCCTAG
- a CDS encoding STAS/SEC14 domain-containing protein, producing MYEIVSEPEGNAVGLRLRDPLEPDELREMGEFLSSAVAAQGTIHLLVEFPGLGTERVEEVGADLERGLGRRDGVERVAVVGDERRVPSPEALGRLFRDADVRQFDPPFLAEAWLWVRGKG from the coding sequence ATGTACGAAATCGTCAGTGAGCCAGAGGGAAACGCCGTCGGGCTCCGCCTCCGCGATCCGCTGGAGCCGGACGAGCTGCGGGAGATGGGCGAGTTCCTCAGCTCCGCCGTGGCCGCCCAGGGCACGATCCACCTGCTGGTGGAGTTCCCCGGACTCGGCACCGAGCGGGTCGAGGAGGTCGGCGCCGACCTGGAGCGCGGCCTGGGCCGGCGGGACGGCGTGGAGCGGGTGGCCGTGGTCGGCGACGAGCGGCGCGTTCCGTCGCCGGAGGCCCTGGGGCGTCTGTTCCGCGACGCCGACGTCCGCCAGTTCGATCCGCCCTTCCTGGCCGAGGCCTGGCTGTGGGTGCGGGGGAAGGGCTGA
- a CDS encoding DUF378 domain-containing protein: MKILHVVVLTIVVLGALNWGSVGLFQYDAVAGLLGWSSRLTQAIYVLFGAAGLALVFTSAALHRSVQRAPYPGRVGRQDGAERGPEAGAGAVVHDSSGTHDFDGLPGDALPPGHGGERDDADPTTHPSTRHVRNRQ; the protein is encoded by the coding sequence ATGAAGATCCTCCACGTCGTGGTCCTCACGATCGTGGTGCTGGGCGCCCTCAACTGGGGGTCGGTGGGGCTCTTCCAGTACGATGCCGTCGCCGGCCTGCTGGGCTGGAGCTCCCGCCTCACCCAGGCGATCTACGTGCTCTTCGGAGCGGCGGGGCTCGCCCTGGTCTTCACGAGCGCGGCGCTGCACCGGAGCGTCCAACGCGCGCCGTACCCGGGACGGGTCGGTCGTCAGGACGGCGCCGAGCGGGGACCGGAGGCCGGTGCAGGAGCGGTGGTCCACGACTCCTCCGGCACCCACGATTTCGACGGCCTGCCGGGGGACGCGCTGCCGCCCGGCCACGGAGGCGAGCGGGACGACGCCGACCCCACCACCCACCCGAGCACCCGCCATGTACGAAATCGTCAGTGA
- a CDS encoding phosphopantetheine-binding protein: protein MKDHLSDWIARELLDLPDGESVAPDTDLLGSGLLDSLGVMSLVFHIEQHTGVEVPPEDVTLENFVSIDAIDAYLKGRRAG from the coding sequence ATGAAGGATCACCTGTCCGATTGGATCGCCCGTGAGCTGCTGGACCTCCCGGACGGGGAGTCCGTCGCGCCCGACACCGACCTGCTGGGCAGTGGCCTGCTGGACTCGCTCGGGGTGATGTCCCTGGTCTTCCACATCGAGCAACACACCGGCGTGGAGGTCCCTCCCGAGGACGTGACCCTCGAGAACTTCGTCTCCATCGACGCCATCGACGCCTACCTGAAGGGCCGTCGCGCGGGCTGA
- a CDS encoding amino acid adenylation domain-containing protein, with the protein MPFPLFRAVDLRAERAPDHAAVRCAGETLTYGALADRSRRLAHVLRAHGVERGDRVAIHAGKGLAATVGLYGAMRAGAAYVPLDPSAPPQRQAFILRDCGIRHLVTEPGRARALEALLAEDTPVETVVGIDPARADERAPTRIGWADVDGEPAEEALPDVTDDDLAYVLYTSGSTGTPKGVVHTHASALAFARVAARTYGLQPEDRLSNHAPLHFDLSTLDYFGAACAGATTVVVPEPYTKLPASFTSLVEAERLTVLYAVPLALVHMLLHGALDKRDLSSVRWVLFGGEPFPPRHLRALMQALPHARFSNVYGPTEVNGVTYWIVPPLPEGDDTPIPIGQTYDGVVPDLVDEHDRSVPDGVEGELVVDTPTRMRGYWNRPDLDARAFLRRAGPAGERIFYRTGDLVRRRPDGLLDFLGRKDRQIKARGHRVELDEVEAALLSFPAVEAGAVFAVEGDHGSKRIEAALTPTEGFDLTALRTHLASLLPPYALPERIEVLPALPRTSSGKIDRLALAGAARSSRKDAPA; encoded by the coding sequence ATGCCGTTCCCCTTGTTCCGCGCCGTGGACCTGCGCGCCGAGCGCGCCCCCGACCACGCGGCCGTACGCTGCGCCGGGGAGACGCTGACGTATGGAGCGCTCGCGGATCGCTCCCGCCGCCTGGCGCACGTGCTGCGGGCGCACGGGGTCGAGCGGGGAGACCGGGTGGCCATCCACGCCGGCAAGGGCCTGGCCGCCACGGTGGGACTGTACGGCGCCATGCGGGCGGGGGCGGCCTACGTGCCGCTCGATCCATCGGCGCCCCCTCAGCGGCAGGCGTTCATCCTGCGCGACTGTGGGATCCGCCACCTGGTCACCGAGCCCGGGCGGGCCCGCGCGCTCGAAGCCCTGCTGGCCGAGGACACGCCGGTCGAGACGGTCGTGGGGATCGACCCGGCACGCGCGGATGAACGCGCACCCACCCGCATCGGCTGGGCAGACGTGGACGGCGAACCGGCCGAGGAGGCGCTCCCGGACGTCACGGACGACGATCTCGCCTACGTGCTGTATACCTCCGGCTCCACCGGCACCCCCAAGGGCGTCGTGCACACGCATGCGAGCGCGCTCGCCTTTGCGCGGGTTGCGGCCCGCACGTATGGCCTCCAGCCCGAGGACCGGCTGAGCAACCACGCCCCGCTGCACTTCGACCTGTCCACGCTGGACTACTTCGGCGCCGCCTGCGCGGGTGCCACCACGGTGGTAGTCCCCGAGCCTTACACCAAGCTGCCCGCCAGCTTCACGTCCCTGGTGGAGGCCGAGCGGCTCACCGTGCTCTACGCCGTGCCGTTGGCGCTGGTGCACATGCTGCTCCACGGCGCCCTCGACAAGCGCGACCTGTCGTCCGTGCGCTGGGTGCTCTTCGGGGGGGAGCCGTTCCCGCCGCGGCACCTGCGCGCGCTCATGCAGGCCCTGCCCCACGCGCGCTTCAGCAACGTGTACGGGCCCACCGAGGTGAACGGCGTCACGTACTGGATCGTCCCTCCGCTGCCGGAAGGGGACGACACGCCCATCCCGATCGGGCAGACCTACGACGGGGTCGTGCCCGACCTCGTGGACGAGCACGACCGGTCGGTCCCGGACGGCGTCGAAGGCGAGCTGGTGGTGGACACGCCCACGCGCATGCGGGGCTACTGGAACCGCCCCGACCTGGACGCCCGCGCCTTCCTGCGCCGGGCCGGACCGGCGGGGGAGCGGATCTTCTACCGCACCGGCGACCTGGTACGTCGGCGACCGGACGGTCTGCTGGACTTCCTGGGGCGCAAGGACCGCCAGATCAAGGCCCGGGGCCACCGGGTGGAGCTGGACGAAGTGGAGGCGGCGCTGCTGTCCTTCCCCGCGGTCGAGGCCGGGGCGGTCTTCGCGGTGGAGGGGGACCACGGCTCCAAGCGGATCGAGGCCGCCCTGACGCCCACCGAGGGCTTCGACCTGACCGCGCTGCGCACGCATCTCGCGTCGCTGCTGCCGCCGTACGCGCTGCCCGAGCGCATCGAGGTGCTGCCCGCGCTTCCGCGCACCTCGTCCGGCAAGATCGACCGTCTGGCCCTGGCCGGGGCCGCCCGCTCCTCCCGCAAGGACGCACCTGCATGA